CATTGTGCAATATTCCCCACTGCTGCCTCCCGTAGGAGTCTGGACCGTGTCTCAGTTCCAGTGTGGCTGATCATCCTCTCAAACCAGCTAGGGATCGTCGCCTTGGTGAGCCTTTACCTCACCAACTAGCTAATCCCACTTGGGCCAATCTAAAGGCGAGAGCCGAAGCCCCCTTTGGTCCGTAGACATTATGCGGTATTAGCCATCGTTTCCAATGGTTGTCCCCCACCTCAAGGCATGTTCCCAAGCATTACTCACCCGTCCGCCGCTCGTCATCTTCTAGCAAGCTAGAAATGTTACCGCTCGACTTGCATGTGTTAGGCCTGCCGCCAGCGTTCAATCTGAGCCATGATCAAACTCTTCAATTAAAAGTTTTTTGAAACCTAAGTTTCATGCTCATTGAATTCTGATTTTGATACCTTTCGGTATCGAATTGACTGTGCTGAATAAACTATGTTTATTCTGTTGGTCACTCAGTTCAATTGAGACTCTAAATTTGTTTGCGTCATCTAGCGAACTAGAATCTGCTGTTAGAACTCAATCTGTACGAGTGCCCACACAGATGATTGCTTCATATTTTTAAAGAACATTTCGAAACATTTCGTTGCTTCGAGGGATGTGCATTCTAAGCATTCCCAATTTTTTGTCAACACTTAATTTTGAATTTCTTTATCAGAAGTTTCGAACTTAAGTTTTACTTGACGCTAACTCGCTGCTGCTTTGCTTTTCAGCGTAGCGCCCCGTGTCAGTGGGGTCGCATTATAGGGCGATCCGATTTTAGTGCAACCCTTTTTTTAAAGAAAATTGCGAAAAAACGTTTATTCGAGCAAAAACAAAACAACCAGTATATAAAACAAACAAAAACACCCGCATTAGGCGGGTGTTTCGCGATTTGAAGCTCAGTGATAGTCTATAAATTAAAACTTATACTCGATACCTAAGCCTAGATAATCCTTTTCTACTTGATTGTCTGCATCAAATGTTGAGTAGAAACCATAAACCTTCGCGTTTTTAGCAAGCTTGTAATCAACACCGACAGAAACACCATCTACTTTGTCACCAGCATCAAAGTCAATAACTTGATATTGTGCTTTCAAGGTTGCATTACCCAATTTGTAAGCTGCATTTAGTAAATAGCCATCGGCCTCTGCACTACCATCCACCTTTTCTTGTGTCTGGTACATTGCACCAAGTTTGACATCAGCTACTTTACCTTGAACAGTAAAACGAACCGTGTCATAGCCATTTACTTCGCTATCTGCCGCAATCGCTGCATAAATAGTTGACTCTTTCAACCCGGCATCGCCATAGGTTAGCGCAGTAGAGAAACCATTTTCACCTTCTTCACTGTCTTCAGCAATAAAGCTTCCTAATACTCTAAAGCCATTAAAGCTTGGTGATTTGTAGGAGATTGAGTCACCTAAGCGATTTTCGCCTTTAAAGAGAACCTTAATGTCACCCTCGAGGTCGTTGAACTGATCTAACTTACCTTGAGACTGTTTTAATGCAGTGTCATTACGGCCGATAACTACTTCACCGAAGCTACCTTTTAAACCCACGTACTGGTTACGTGCGGTAATATTGTCTTTATCACCTTTTGAATCAGCGTCAGAGACATCTACTTGGAACTCAAGCTTATAAATAACTTCTAAACCAGAATCTAATTTCTCAGAACCTTTGAAACCAAAGCGAGATGCGTTACTTTTAATTTCAGTAACTGAGCCTGCACCATCGTCAGAAGATTGTACCGATACATTCGCTTTACCATAAACATCAACTTCAGCGTTGGCTTGAAAAGTGAATGCACTTAATAATGATAGCGCTAAAGCAGTCTTAGTTAGTTTCATGTGTATTTCCTCAATATCGCAACACGTATTTTTCAAAACACGCGCAGTTTGACATTGGTAAATGACAAAAATATTACACATAAAATATTTCTGAAAATAAAGTGACACCCAACCTTAAGAAATACGTCACAAAAGATTCATTATAAGAATTACTTCACCGCCCCCAGTAAGTTTACGATGGTTTCTATCTGCTCTAATTGGTCGTTATCTTTGTGGTATGCCACAAAGATCTCTCTTGAGTTACTTTCTACTTCATCAACTTGAGTCAACCTTTCTGCCTCAATGGACTCTAACGCTAGTGCTTCTGGCACAAATGCAGAGCCGCCACATTGGAGAATAAGGTCGAGTGCTATTCGACCAGTGCTGGTTCTAAAATAAGGAGGGGTTGCGCCAGTAAATTGTTTTGCATGCCAAAGAGAAAAAGCGGTTCCCCAGTCAACATAAACGTATTGGTTGTCAAAAAAGTCTTCTTTTGTTGCATTGTCAAAAGTGCTTACAGGAATAATAGCAAGATCGCTGATCGGCTTAACAACCAGTTCATCGACTTTGGGCGGATCGAACAGTACAGCAAGATCTAGTGTTCGCTCTAATAATAATCGCGTGCTTTCTTGCTGAGCTTTCACTTCAGCAACAAGCGATACCCCAGGCATAGCGGATACAATATGGTTAATCCCGAATTGTAAAAATGCGTCCCAAATATTAGCAGTGCCACTCAGTGACAATTGCTTATGCATATTATTTGCGAGTGCAACATCGACCTTGGCCCGCTGCATCCCAGTTAAAATCATTTTGGCGTGTGGTAACAACCTTTCACCAGGCGCCGTTAACTGAATATTGTTACGCTGGCGGATAAAAAGGTTCACTCCTAAGCTTTGTTCAAGTTGGCGGATCCTAAAGCTTACAGCTGACTGAGTGATGTATAAATTTTCTGCCGCCCGGCCAAAATGACGGGTTTTGACAACTTCGACAAAAGTTTTTAATAGATCTATGTCCATTTTTCTTCCTGACGATAAAAATTACTCGTTTAAAAAATTATAAAACTTGGTCCATACTCCAGCCAGATAAACTTAGAGGACTCAGTTATGGATCATAATTTAGCGACTTTGAAAAATGCATTTGCAAGCCCCAGAGCCTTTTATGATGACGCCAACTTCCCTAGAGGATTCGGACGCAGTGGTCACTTCACACTACAAGAAGCCGAAATTCTTGAACGCTGTGGTGCCACGTTAAGAAGCTTATACAGCAAAGCAGCAGAACCTCAAAACAGTTTCCAATCCCAATTTATTCAGGTAATGGAAGGGTTAATCCCCCCAACTAACGCTGTCGAAAAAGCTTGGGCTAAATATTTGAAGCATACTACGTGTAAAACAAAGTTTCACACGCTATTTGGACGCTCTAAAGTTCAAAATGATGGGAGCGTGGTTATCCCAGCAGATATTGACGACGAGCTATAAGCAAAATAGCCCATAAACTATCTAGCTTAGGCGTCAAAAGAGTTGTATTATTTTCTCTTATTGGCGTCTACATTGTTTCCTCATATAAAAACATCTCAATCTCAAATCACACATCGCGCGCTATCTTTCTAGCATTTTGTTCTTAGTCATCACCTGTTTATTCTCACAAGCATTGCAATTAAGCGCAGTTGGGTTAAGAATTAGTAAAACAGGAAATGATTGGCAAAAGTTGTGTTACGGAAAATCTTAATCATTGAAGACACCCCCACAATTGCAAAGGTGCAAAAGCACATTGCAACCACGGTGGGATACCATGTAGATATTGCAGAGTCTTTGGCTGAAGCCAAAGTTTTATTATCACAGCATGATTATTTTTGTGCCGTGGTAGACTTTGTGTTACCTGATGCGCCGCTTGGCGAAGCCATTCCCTATACGGTTAAGGCTGACGTTCCTACTATTGTTATGACAGGTAACCTCGAGAGTCAAACTCGCTCAATCGTAGAGCAGTACCCTATTATTGACTATATAACTAAGGAAAATAAGCAAGCCTATCATTATTTACGGCGCCAATTAGAGCGTCTACCAAGAAATGAAAATGTCAGAGTACTAGTTGTGGACGATTCTATTTCGTCGAGGCATTATGTGTCAGCGCTCCTCGCTCGCCATAAATACCAGGTACTAGAGGCCTGCGATGGCTTAGAAGCGCTCGCGGTATTAAAAGACAATCCCGATATCTCCGTGATCATTACCGACAATGAAATGCCAAATATGCGAGGCGAAGAGTTATGCATCGAAATCAGGCGACTCTACACTGACGATGATAAAGCTATAATCGGTATCTCAGGTGTTGAAACTGCTAATCTATCCACACGCTTCTTAAAAAATGGTGCTAATGACTACCTCAGAAAACCTTTTAACGCAGAAGAGTTTTACTGTCGTCTTAGCCAAAACGTCGATATGTTAGAGCATATTCAAACGATACGCCGACAAGCGAATACAGACTATCTAACCAACTTACCAAATCGACGCTACTTTTTCGATACCGTAAAGAAAAGTCTAAAAGCGAGACATAAAAAAGAGCTCCATGGACTGATAGCGATGATAGATATTGACCATTTTAAGCAAGTAAATGACAATTATGGCCATGAGGGAGGCGATGCAGTGCTTGAGTCTATTGGCCAAGCGTTTGCTCAATATTTTCCCAATGATTTAGTCGCTCGATTAGGCGGCGAAGAGTTTGCGATATATTTTAAAGATACGGTGACTGATCATTGTAAAGAAAGGCTGGAGCGCTTTCGGGAATATCTGGAGCAAAGCAGTAACGAACTGACCGCTCAGCAGATCCCGTTTACTGTTTCAATGGGGCTTGCTGCTCAGGTGACCACAAATATAGAAAGCCTGATAAAACAAGCTGATGAGCGTTTATATCAGGCTAAAGATACAGGAAGAAACCGCTTAGTTTACTAAGCGCTTTCTCTTATCTCTATAAGAATCAAAACTAAACATACGCCAGTAAAAACGCAATGACAGGAATGAATCAAACTGATTAACTGCAACACTACACCCACTATCGCCAATAACACAGCAAACTTTTGCGCTGTTCTTAATCTTTCCGATAAGAATAACACCTCTAACAATACGTTAAGTGACGGGTTGATGTAATAGCCTGAGCTCGCATCTAACATAAAGCATGTTATTAACAGTCCCCAATTAAAATTCAATCGCATCAATATGGACACGTTACTTAAAATAGATAAACGCAATTCCCTACATAAAAACGGCGAGTACAGCGAGTAAGTGTCCTTTCGTTTACTCTTCAATCACGGGCGTTTAATCTTTAGAGGGCTCAACTAAGAGGTCAATCATTATACTCATTTTTATTAATCACGGCGATGAAAGTTAGATGA
This genomic interval from Pseudoalteromonas galatheae contains the following:
- a CDS encoding GGDEF domain-containing response regulator, yielding MLRKILIIEDTPTIAKVQKHIATTVGYHVDIAESLAEAKVLLSQHDYFCAVVDFVLPDAPLGEAIPYTVKADVPTIVMTGNLESQTRSIVEQYPIIDYITKENKQAYHYLRRQLERLPRNENVRVLVVDDSISSRHYVSALLARHKYQVLEACDGLEALAVLKDNPDISVIITDNEMPNMRGEELCIEIRRLYTDDDKAIIGISGVETANLSTRFLKNGANDYLRKPFNAEEFYCRLSQNVDMLEHIQTIRRQANTDYLTNLPNRRYFFDTVKKSLKARHKKELHGLIAMIDIDHFKQVNDNYGHEGGDAVLESIGQAFAQYFPNDLVARLGGEEFAIYFKDTVTDHCKERLERFREYLEQSSNELTAQQIPFTVSMGLAAQVTTNIESLIKQADERLYQAKDTGRNRLVY
- a CDS encoding porin, translating into MKLTKTALALSLLSAFTFQANAEVDVYGKANVSVQSSDDGAGSVTEIKSNASRFGFKGSEKLDSGLEVIYKLEFQVDVSDADSKGDKDNITARNQYVGLKGSFGEVVIGRNDTALKQSQGKLDQFNDLEGDIKVLFKGENRLGDSISYKSPSFNGFRVLGSFIAEDSEEGENGFSTALTYGDAGLKESTIYAAIAADSEVNGYDTVRFTVQGKVADVKLGAMYQTQEKVDGSAEADGYLLNAAYKLGNATLKAQYQVIDFDAGDKVDGVSVGVDYKLAKNAKVYGFYSTFDADNQVEKDYLGLGIEYKF
- the maoP gene encoding DUF413 domain-containing protein, yielding MDHNLATLKNAFASPRAFYDDANFPRGFGRSGHFTLQEAEILERCGATLRSLYSKAAEPQNSFQSQFIQVMEGLIPPTNAVEKAWAKYLKHTTCKTKFHTLFGRSKVQNDGSVVIPADIDDEL
- a CDS encoding LysR family transcriptional regulator; translation: MDIDLLKTFVEVVKTRHFGRAAENLYITQSAVSFRIRQLEQSLGVNLFIRQRNNIQLTAPGERLLPHAKMILTGMQRAKVDVALANNMHKQLSLSGTANIWDAFLQFGINHIVSAMPGVSLVAEVKAQQESTRLLLERTLDLAVLFDPPKVDELVVKPISDLAIIPVSTFDNATKEDFFDNQYVYVDWGTAFSLWHAKQFTGATPPYFRTSTGRIALDLILQCGGSAFVPEALALESIEAERLTQVDEVESNSREIFVAYHKDNDQLEQIETIVNLLGAVK